The Granulicella sibirica genome has a segment encoding these proteins:
- a CDS encoding GH92 family glycosyl hydrolase: MMPFVTPPFGMTTWTPQTRQNKISGVSYKYEDTKITGFIGTHQPAIWMGDYGYITLIPQTGDLKITPDARAVTYIHNDEETHPDFYSVWTTDATGERVRTEITATERCALMRFTFPAGNASRVLVEASRPGIEGHAEVNAANHEITGYNPDRMDKHLGNIPLPNFKGYFVVQFRKPFDHAETYGLSGKAERGAYAEFRTTQGEAVEVRIGTSFISIDQARANLAAEIPDWNFEAVRQKLHTAWNEKLARVNIEGATDDQRHIVYTALYHALLYPKIFSEQGRYYSAFDDTIHNGHSYTAYSIWDTFRAENSLLTLLAPERIPGMITALLQNYKEGGWMPKWPNPSYTNIMIATHADSLVAEAMIKGFKGFDYATAWDAVYKDAMTPPDGDTTRLWSDREEHTPYEARPGLTYYKKLGYIPVDKTAEAASSTLEDAYDDWCVAQVAKILGKTTDYNYFLKRSQNYRNLFNKETGLMQGKNLDGSWAKPDDGFTEGSPWVYTWAVMQDVPGLVDLMGGPDKYNAMLDQHFAGGHNVHSNEPSHHYGYLYDYSGQAFKTQSKVREIANKEYANAPAGLDGDDDCGQMSAWFLFTAFGFYPVNPASGDYMIGSPMFEAMSIRLANDKTFTVRAPHNSATNVYIQSATLNGKPLNIPVIHYDDIMNGATLELTMGSNPSKWASNFK; encoded by the coding sequence ATGATGCCCTTCGTCACGCCACCCTTTGGCATGACCACCTGGACCCCGCAGACTCGCCAGAACAAGATCAGCGGCGTCTCGTACAAATACGAAGACACCAAAATCACAGGCTTCATCGGCACCCACCAACCCGCCATCTGGATGGGCGACTACGGTTACATCACTCTCATCCCCCAAACCGGCGATCTCAAGATCACACCCGACGCCCGCGCCGTCACCTACATCCACAACGACGAAGAGACCCACCCCGACTTCTACTCCGTCTGGACCACCGACGCCACGGGCGAGCGAGTCCGCACCGAGATCACCGCGACCGAGCGTTGCGCCCTGATGCGCTTCACCTTCCCAGCGGGAAACGCCTCACGCGTACTAGTCGAAGCCTCCCGGCCCGGCATCGAGGGCCACGCCGAAGTTAACGCGGCCAACCACGAGATCACCGGCTATAACCCGGATCGGATGGACAAGCACCTCGGCAACATACCCCTGCCGAATTTCAAGGGCTACTTCGTCGTCCAGTTCCGCAAGCCCTTCGATCACGCCGAAACCTATGGCCTCTCAGGCAAAGCCGAACGCGGCGCGTATGCCGAGTTCCGTACGACGCAAGGCGAAGCAGTGGAAGTCCGCATAGGCACATCCTTCATTAGCATCGACCAGGCCCGCGCCAACCTCGCAGCCGAGATTCCCGACTGGAACTTCGAAGCCGTCCGCCAGAAGCTCCACACCGCGTGGAATGAGAAGCTCGCGCGCGTCAACATCGAAGGCGCCACCGACGACCAGCGCCACATCGTATACACCGCCCTCTATCACGCGCTCCTATATCCGAAAATCTTCTCCGAGCAAGGCCGCTACTACAGCGCCTTCGACGACACCATCCACAACGGCCACTCCTATACCGCCTACTCCATCTGGGATACCTTCCGCGCCGAGAACAGCCTCCTCACCCTCCTCGCGCCCGAACGCATCCCCGGCATGATCACCGCCCTCCTGCAGAACTACAAAGAGGGCGGCTGGATGCCCAAGTGGCCCAACCCCTCCTACACCAACATCATGATCGCCACCCACGCCGACTCGCTCGTTGCCGAAGCTATGATTAAAGGCTTCAAAGGCTTCGACTACGCCACCGCATGGGACGCCGTCTACAAGGACGCCATGACCCCACCCGATGGCGACACCACCCGCCTCTGGAGCGACCGCGAAGAGCACACACCCTACGAGGCCCGCCCCGGCCTCACCTACTATAAGAAGCTCGGCTATATCCCCGTCGATAAGACCGCCGAAGCTGCCTCCTCCACGCTCGAAGACGCCTACGACGACTGGTGTGTCGCGCAGGTCGCGAAGATCCTCGGCAAGACGACCGATTACAACTACTTCCTCAAGCGCTCGCAGAACTACCGCAATCTCTTCAACAAAGAGACCGGCCTCATGCAAGGCAAGAATCTCGATGGCTCCTGGGCCAAGCCGGATGACGGCTTCACCGAAGGCTCCCCGTGGGTTTATACCTGGGCCGTCATGCAGGATGTCCCCGGGCTCGTCGATCTTATGGGTGGGCCCGACAAATACAACGCCATGCTCGACCAGCACTTCGCAGGCGGCCACAACGTCCACAGCAACGAGCCCAGCCACCACTATGGCTATCTCTACGACTACAGTGGACAGGCCTTCAAGACCCAGTCCAAGGTTCGCGAGATCGCCAACAAGGAGTACGCTAACGCCCCCGCCGGCCTCGACGGCGACGACGACTGCGGCCAGATGTCCGCGTGGTTCCTCTTCACCGCCTTCGGCTTCTACCCCGTCAACCCAGCATCAGGCGACTACATGATCGGCAGCCCGATGTTCGAGGCCATGTCCATCCGCCTGGCCAACGACAAGACCTTCACCGTCCGCGCCCCGCATAACTCCGCGACGAACGTCTACATCCAGTCCGCCACGCTCAACGGCAAGCCCCTGAACATCCCCGTCATCCACTACGACGACATCATGAACGGAGCCACCCTCGAGCTGACCATGGGCTCCAACCCATCTAAATGGGCCTCTAACTTCAAATAA
- a CDS encoding TonB-dependent receptor codes for MRIKSRVLASLFLISLAAPPVWSAYGQSDSSSLSGGISDASGALLPNAKVTVRNNATGSEVTASTNESGNFTLPNVTAGNYTVKVEAAGFQSVTLNNVNVDPSIGRHIDVAMKVGESTSTVTVEAGANSVQTESAVVGQLVTQEQVKSIQLNGRNPLYLSQLEPGVTRNASMASFAFGLDNGVNIGGARSQESLITIDGAPAVRTRSNGTSVGVADVDSTSQVQILTNSYQAEYGRTDGGQVRIVPKSGTNTFHGAAYEFFRNTILNANTWQRKLPSNSAAIRNKPPGFRYNQYGWNLNGPVYIPKVFNKDKSKLFFLLGQEYLRYNNDDTVFQKVPTALMRTGNFSELLSPNIFYGGVNQIYSPTTGAAYAGNVIPSSDLSANGLALLNAFPAPNASATTYNWVDAATEMQTQRKDTIVMDYIPFEAHHLRFSLLNYNYHDYSPHYGNFNRNPRIFDRPNQVAVVHYAWTISPTMVNELIVSAAADHVTIGIDTSSGLYDRTKYGINYPFLYSAATKTIPNKIPTISLPNFTLLDGGPYPSHSGGVVYNFADNVTKVWGNHTVKIGFNFEYGGENNFDQITVSNTPGSTNNQNGKFTFTDQRAGGTTTKIGVANAAEGLFDTYGEIGQRSYTLYRSTMYEGFLQDQWRATPQLVIEAGARYSFYNPYYAIWGNQSVFNPASYNPANAVTVNPATDVVTGGDRYNGVVIPGSGFPSSAAGHVDPAILAGFQGLFRGFSNAYSPTVKTDIQPRFGITYQPRQGLVIRGGGGRYVQRLGITDNVFTGGNAPFQPSSTVSLGQANAPGGVGSNNFPFNYSSQAYNYPSPESYNWNLTVEQEFPALGVFSMSYAGRRGIHLEELINVNQLPIGTTLLPSSQGVATDALRPYKGFSNINQATNGGASIYNALQMNLRRRLSKGLLFGVAYTWSNSSDFGSSNGTQLPNAFDKSNYWGRSDFNIRHVFVSNFVYNIDQFNHSNHMAERIALGSWQFSGTLQAQTGPPLNVSNGNDFAGVGTGSGTQLYREVSHVQTYKNFAGQTGTAPWFSTASFSQPLPGTFAPRGSRNQINGTGFQNYSFALNKTFHIIPNHDNQTMVFRGEGFNVLNHPTPDNPDTGPTSGTFGLSRTKGGTYGADRQFQFSLRYAF; via the coding sequence GTGCGCATCAAGTCACGAGTACTCGCATCACTCTTCCTCATCAGCCTGGCGGCGCCGCCTGTATGGAGCGCATATGGGCAGTCGGATAGTTCCTCGCTCTCGGGCGGCATTTCGGACGCATCGGGGGCCTTGCTGCCCAACGCGAAAGTTACCGTTCGCAACAACGCTACCGGAAGCGAGGTCACCGCGAGCACAAATGAAAGCGGCAACTTCACCCTGCCGAACGTCACGGCTGGGAACTACACCGTGAAGGTCGAGGCGGCCGGTTTCCAGAGCGTTACGCTCAACAACGTGAACGTCGACCCGAGCATCGGCCGCCACATCGATGTCGCCATGAAGGTGGGCGAATCGACCTCGACCGTCACAGTTGAAGCCGGCGCCAACAGCGTGCAGACGGAGAGTGCTGTCGTCGGCCAGCTCGTCACTCAGGAGCAGGTCAAGAGCATTCAGCTCAACGGCCGCAACCCGCTCTATCTCTCGCAGCTCGAGCCCGGCGTCACGCGTAACGCCTCGATGGCGTCCTTCGCCTTCGGTCTCGATAACGGCGTCAACATTGGCGGAGCGCGAAGCCAGGAGAGCCTCATCACGATCGACGGTGCTCCTGCGGTACGCACCCGCTCCAACGGCACAAGCGTTGGTGTCGCGGACGTCGACTCCACCTCGCAGGTACAGATCCTCACCAACAGCTACCAGGCAGAGTATGGCCGCACCGATGGCGGCCAGGTCCGCATCGTCCCCAAGAGCGGTACGAACACCTTTCACGGAGCCGCGTATGAGTTCTTCCGCAACACGATCCTGAATGCGAATACATGGCAGCGCAAGCTTCCCTCGAACAGCGCGGCCATCCGGAATAAGCCGCCAGGATTCCGCTACAACCAGTACGGCTGGAATCTCAACGGCCCTGTCTACATCCCTAAAGTGTTCAACAAGGATAAGAGCAAGCTCTTCTTCCTGCTTGGCCAGGAGTACCTGAGATACAACAACGACGACACGGTCTTTCAAAAGGTTCCGACCGCATTGATGCGCACCGGTAATTTCAGCGAATTGCTGAGTCCGAACATCTTCTACGGAGGCGTCAACCAGATCTACAGCCCCACCACGGGGGCTGCGTATGCCGGCAATGTGATTCCGTCCAGCGATCTCAGCGCAAATGGTCTCGCGCTGCTAAACGCCTTCCCGGCTCCGAATGCGTCGGCGACCACATATAACTGGGTGGATGCGGCGACGGAGATGCAGACGCAGCGCAAGGACACGATCGTGATGGACTACATCCCCTTCGAGGCCCATCACCTTCGTTTCTCGCTGCTGAACTACAACTACCACGACTACTCACCGCACTACGGAAACTTCAATCGCAACCCCCGCATCTTCGACCGTCCGAATCAGGTCGCCGTCGTTCACTATGCTTGGACGATCTCTCCCACCATGGTGAACGAGCTGATCGTGTCCGCTGCCGCGGATCACGTGACGATTGGCATCGATACCTCAAGCGGTCTCTACGATCGTACGAAGTACGGGATCAACTATCCCTTCCTCTACTCTGCGGCGACGAAGACCATTCCCAACAAGATCCCCACCATCAGCCTTCCGAACTTCACTCTTCTCGATGGCGGTCCGTACCCGTCGCACTCGGGCGGCGTGGTGTATAACTTCGCCGACAACGTCACCAAGGTCTGGGGTAATCACACCGTCAAGATTGGCTTCAACTTCGAGTACGGCGGGGAAAACAACTTCGACCAGATCACCGTGTCGAACACCCCCGGATCGACCAACAACCAGAATGGTAAGTTCACCTTCACCGACCAGCGCGCAGGCGGCACTACCACCAAGATCGGCGTCGCCAACGCCGCGGAAGGTCTCTTCGACACCTATGGAGAGATCGGGCAGCGCTCCTACACGCTCTATCGCAGCACCATGTACGAGGGCTTCCTGCAGGATCAGTGGCGCGCCACGCCGCAGCTTGTCATCGAGGCCGGTGCTCGTTACAGCTTCTACAACCCCTACTACGCGATTTGGGGCAATCAGTCTGTCTTCAACCCGGCGTCCTATAACCCGGCGAACGCGGTCACGGTCAACCCTGCTACGGACGTCGTGACTGGCGGCGATCGCTACAACGGCGTCGTCATCCCCGGCAGCGGCTTCCCGTCGAGCGCGGCAGGCCATGTGGATCCGGCTATCCTCGCCGGTTTCCAGGGTCTCTTCCGCGGCTTCAGCAACGCCTACTCGCCCACGGTGAAGACCGATATCCAGCCTCGCTTCGGCATCACCTACCAGCCGCGTCAGGGTCTTGTGATTCGCGGAGGCGGCGGACGATATGTCCAGCGTCTCGGCATCACGGATAACGTCTTCACCGGTGGCAATGCACCGTTCCAGCCGTCATCCACCGTCAGCCTCGGACAGGCCAACGCCCCGGGTGGTGTCGGAAGCAACAACTTCCCCTTCAACTACTCGTCGCAGGCCTACAACTATCCGAGCCCTGAGTCGTACAACTGGAACCTCACCGTGGAGCAGGAGTTTCCGGCACTCGGCGTCTTCTCCATGTCCTATGCCGGCCGTCGCGGAATTCACCTTGAGGAGCTGATTAACGTCAACCAGTTGCCGATCGGTACGACGCTTCTGCCCTCAAGCCAGGGTGTTGCCACCGATGCCCTCCGTCCGTACAAGGGCTTCTCGAACATCAACCAGGCGACCAATGGCGGCGCTTCCATCTACAACGCGTTGCAGATGAATCTCCGTCGCCGTCTGAGCAAGGGCTTGCTCTTTGGCGTAGCGTACACCTGGTCGAACAGCTCCGACTTCGGTTCGTCGAACGGCACGCAGCTTCCCAACGCCTTCGATAAGTCAAACTACTGGGGCCGCAGCGACTTCAACATCCGTCACGTCTTCGTCTCGAACTTCGTCTATAACATCGACCAGTTCAACCACTCCAACCACATGGCAGAACGCATTGCCCTCGGTAGCTGGCAGTTCTCCGGAACCTTGCAGGCGCAGACAGGTCCCCCGCTCAACGTATCGAACGGAAACGACTTCGCCGGCGTCGGCACGGGCTCGGGAACGCAGCTCTACCGCGAAGTCTCTCACGTGCAAACGTACAAAAACTTCGCAGGCCAGACCGGAACCGCACCGTGGTTCAGTACCGCCTCCTTCTCTCAACCTCTTCCGGGTACGTTCGCTCCTCGCGGATCCCGCAACCAGATCAACGGCACTGGCTTCCAGAACTACAGCTTTGCCCTCAACAAGACGTTCCATATCATTCCCAATCATGACAACCAGACGATGGTCTTCCGCGGGGAGGGCTTCAACGTCCTCAACCACCCAACCCCCGACAATCCGGATACCGGCCCAACCTCCGGAACGTTCGGCTTGAGCAGAACGAAGGGCGGAACCTACGGCGCAGATCGCCAGTTCCAGTTCAGCCTGCGTTATGCGTTCTAG
- a CDS encoding MFS transporter, producing the protein MAAQGRITGGTTREKENEIKARSLKAHQAITLSLLFLAGIVNFLDRASLSVANTTIRAEMHLNGTQIGLLLSAFSLAYGFAQLPLIGLLDRAGMRSILGGGLLLWSSAQMLTGLIRGLPAFLFLRVMLGVGEAPFYPCGVRSMREWFTAESRGRATAIMSSSQTIGLAVAPPVLTYMMLRLGWRTMFIVLGLCGVAVALGWIVLHRPRRATIFREAEDGTVHESAWRVLLRQRMVHGMMLGFGGINYTNWLYTAWLPGYLQSERHLSLARSGWVAAIPFLSGGVGMLTSGIVADRFARAGTPLPTVHRRNLVIGMVLSAASTLVVAHSHTTMGAVAGISFALFCIHFAGTSGWGYTQAVSPGHLVASLSALQNFAAFMIASAAPVVTGMILDRTQSFSLALSLCSAVTLLGALSYATLAAPKPMTSSVAAAPV; encoded by the coding sequence ATGGCTGCACAGGGACGCATCACGGGCGGAACGACGCGTGAAAAGGAGAACGAAATCAAAGCTCGCAGCCTCAAGGCGCACCAGGCGATCACCCTCTCGCTCCTCTTTCTAGCTGGGATCGTGAATTTTCTCGACCGGGCATCGCTCTCGGTGGCGAACACGACCATACGCGCCGAGATGCACTTGAACGGTACGCAGATAGGCCTTCTCCTCTCCGCGTTCTCGCTTGCGTACGGGTTTGCACAACTGCCGCTGATTGGCCTGCTTGATCGTGCGGGGATGCGTTCGATCCTCGGTGGCGGCCTTCTGCTCTGGTCGTCGGCGCAGATGCTGACTGGCCTCATTCGCGGGTTGCCCGCATTTCTGTTCTTGCGGGTTATGCTCGGCGTGGGCGAGGCTCCCTTCTATCCGTGCGGAGTCCGGAGTATGCGCGAGTGGTTCACAGCGGAGAGCCGGGGCCGCGCCACCGCGATCATGAGCAGCTCGCAAACGATTGGCCTCGCGGTCGCGCCGCCTGTGTTGACCTACATGATGCTCCGGCTTGGGTGGCGAACGATGTTCATCGTGCTTGGGCTGTGTGGCGTCGCGGTGGCGCTCGGTTGGATTGTGTTGCATCGTCCGCGCCGCGCCACGATCTTTCGTGAAGCTGAGGATGGCACCGTACACGAGAGTGCCTGGAGGGTGCTGTTGCGACAGCGCATGGTCCACGGGATGATGCTTGGCTTTGGCGGCATCAACTACACCAACTGGCTCTACACGGCGTGGCTGCCTGGTTATCTCCAGAGCGAGCGCCATCTCTCCCTCGCTCGCAGCGGATGGGTTGCGGCAATTCCCTTTCTATCGGGAGGCGTCGGCATGTTGACGAGCGGTATCGTCGCCGACCGGTTCGCACGCGCGGGCACGCCTCTGCCGACGGTGCATCGCAGGAATCTCGTCATCGGCATGGTGCTCTCGGCCGCGAGCACGCTCGTGGTGGCGCATAGCCATACGACAATGGGGGCAGTCGCCGGCATCAGCTTCGCGCTCTTCTGTATTCACTTCGCGGGCACATCCGGATGGGGCTATACGCAGGCCGTCAGCCCCGGACATCTTGTGGCCTCGCTCAGCGCGTTGCAGAACTTTGCCGCTTTCATGATCGCTTCGGCGGCTCCTGTGGTGACCGGGATGATCCTCGATCGGACACAGTCGTTCAGTCTGGCACTCAGCCTTTGCAGCGCGGTAACGCTGCTTGGAGCATTGAGCTATGCAACGCTTGCCGCGCCAAAGCCTATGACGTCGAGCGTTGCGGCGGCTCCGGTGTAG
- a CDS encoding alpha/beta hydrolase family protein: MRLLCGVCFALTLSSPVLAAAQAPAAAQALPSTVAGIPVNYDESKTGTYTLPDPLKLNDGKPVRDAKTWTTKRRPEIVEIFETQQYGRAPGRPADESFDIFDKGTPALSGKAIRKQVMIYLTKDHSGPKINLLVYLPAAAKKPVPMLLSINFGAVSNAADDPGIRPSEIWDPKTNTRVPAPKGKGFGRVDVEPLLAAGFGFATFYYGDVDPDYASGFSNGIRARYLKPGQTAPAPDEWGAVSAWAWGMSRVEDYFETDKGIDAKRVAIHGVSRLGKTVMWAGAHDQRFAAVIASCSGEGGAALSHRDYGETVAHLVAPGRFPYQFAADYQKYGGFPDTAPMDANLLVALIAPRPLLLQTGDTDFWSDPKGEFLSAVAAGPVYKLLGKDPLDTDVWPAAGQPILHDLAYSMHSGGHGMVPTDLDVYIQFLTMHLHPER; this comes from the coding sequence ATGCGGTTGCTATGTGGTGTGTGCTTTGCCCTGACACTTTCGTCTCCCGTGCTCGCCGCTGCCCAGGCGCCTGCCGCCGCGCAAGCGCTGCCGTCGACGGTCGCGGGAATCCCGGTGAACTACGACGAGTCGAAGACGGGGACCTACACGCTTCCCGATCCCCTCAAGCTCAACGACGGCAAGCCTGTGCGTGACGCGAAGACCTGGACCACGAAACGCAGGCCCGAGATTGTCGAGATCTTCGAGACGCAGCAGTACGGTCGCGCACCCGGTCGTCCCGCCGATGAGAGCTTCGATATCTTCGATAAAGGCACGCCCGCGCTTAGCGGCAAGGCTATCCGCAAACAGGTGATGATCTACCTGACGAAAGATCACAGCGGTCCGAAAATCAACCTCCTCGTCTACCTGCCTGCGGCAGCAAAGAAGCCGGTGCCTATGCTGCTGAGCATCAACTTCGGTGCCGTTTCGAACGCAGCAGATGACCCGGGAATCAGGCCGTCCGAGATATGGGATCCGAAGACGAACACTAGAGTCCCAGCGCCGAAGGGTAAGGGCTTTGGAAGGGTCGATGTTGAGCCTCTACTCGCCGCCGGCTTCGGCTTCGCCACGTTCTACTACGGTGACGTCGACCCCGACTATGCCTCGGGATTCTCGAACGGCATCCGCGCCCGGTATCTCAAGCCTGGACAGACGGCACCCGCACCCGACGAGTGGGGTGCGGTCTCCGCATGGGCATGGGGCATGAGCCGCGTCGAGGACTACTTCGAGACCGATAAGGGAATCGATGCGAAGCGGGTCGCGATCCACGGCGTATCGCGCCTGGGTAAGACGGTCATGTGGGCCGGGGCGCACGATCAGCGCTTCGCCGCCGTTATCGCAAGCTGCTCCGGCGAGGGTGGCGCAGCGCTCAGCCATCGGGACTACGGCGAAACCGTCGCTCACCTCGTCGCGCCCGGGCGCTTTCCCTACCAGTTCGCGGCGGATTACCAGAAATACGGCGGCTTCCCAGACACAGCGCCAATGGACGCCAATTTGCTCGTAGCGTTGATTGCTCCGAGGCCCCTGCTCTTGCAGACGGGCGACACAGACTTCTGGTCCGATCCCAAGGGTGAGTTTCTCTCAGCCGTCGCGGCTGGCCCAGTCTACAAGCTACTCGGAAAAGATCCTCTCGATACCGACGTGTGGCCTGCAGCCGGGCAGCCGATCCTGCACGATCTTGCCTACTCCATGCACTCCGGCGGACACGGCATGGTGCCCACGGACCTGGACGTCTACATCCAGTTCCTCACCATGCATCTGCATCCGGAGCGCTAG